The Xanthomonas sontii genome contains a region encoding:
- a CDS encoding glycoside hydrolase family 97 protein, protein MPLFEVLSRLRLPSLLASVLWCVAPCLHAAPQTVARVDSPGKILRVSLQLDEGRPSYRVQRLGEAVIGESRLGFQLRDGALDRDLAVLDQHSRSVDETWEQPWGERRYVRNHYNELRVELGERGGRQRRFAVVFRVYDDGLGFRYSFPQQAGLQEAIIDEELTEFDIVPEATAWWIPAGAPIHYEYLYRRTPLREVPLAHTPFTLRSQDGLHLAIHEAALVDYAGMWLRRGEGQRLHAQLSPSAEGWKVRRSLPFDTPWRTLQISDTAGGLVDSNLILNLNEPNALGDVSWVHPAKYIGVWWSMHLNQDTWARGPRHAATTANTRRYIDFAAAHGFRGVLVEGWNPGWDGNWVGNGDDFDFTRATADFDIDALSAYAAKKGVHLIGHHETGCAVEHYEDQLDAALDLYARLGVDTFKTGYVCDDGQVDRRNPAGGPLLREWHDGQFMARHHLKVVEEAAKRHLSVNAHEPIKDTGLRRTYPNWLSREGARGMEYNAWGEPPNPPEHEVNLVFTRMLAGPMDYTPGILSLTGRGGRAIPSTLARQLALYVTLYSPIQMAADLPEHYLQHRDAFRFIEDVAVDWDDSRVLDGEIGDYVTIVRKDRHSRDWFLGSITDEHGRVLPIALSFLEPGVRYRAEIYRDGDAADYQHNPFDFVREQRMVTSRDQLQVKLAPGGGQAIRFVPLDPAPASAGTAASR, encoded by the coding sequence ATGCCGCTGTTTGAGGTCCTGTCGCGCCTGCGTCTACCGTCGTTGCTGGCGAGCGTGTTGTGGTGCGTTGCGCCATGCCTGCACGCCGCGCCGCAGACGGTGGCCCGCGTGGACTCGCCGGGCAAGATCCTGCGCGTCTCCCTGCAACTGGACGAAGGCCGCCCCAGCTATCGCGTGCAGCGGCTGGGCGAGGCGGTGATCGGCGAATCGCGGCTGGGCTTTCAGTTGCGCGACGGCGCGCTGGATCGCGACCTGGCGGTGCTGGACCAGCACAGCCGCAGCGTCGACGAGACCTGGGAACAGCCATGGGGCGAGCGCCGCTACGTGCGCAACCACTACAACGAGCTGCGCGTGGAGCTGGGCGAGCGCGGCGGCCGCCAGCGTCGCTTCGCGGTGGTGTTCCGCGTCTACGACGACGGGCTCGGCTTCCGCTACAGCTTTCCGCAACAGGCCGGACTGCAGGAAGCGATCATCGACGAGGAACTCACCGAGTTCGACATCGTCCCCGAGGCGACCGCCTGGTGGATTCCCGCCGGCGCGCCCATCCACTACGAATACCTGTACCGGCGCACGCCGCTGCGCGAAGTGCCGCTGGCGCACACGCCGTTCACCCTGCGCAGCCAGGACGGCCTGCACCTGGCCATCCACGAGGCCGCCCTGGTCGATTACGCCGGGATGTGGTTGCGCCGCGGCGAAGGCCAGCGCCTGCACGCGCAACTGTCGCCGTCGGCGGAAGGCTGGAAGGTGCGCCGGTCCCTGCCCTTCGACACGCCGTGGCGCACGCTGCAGATCAGCGACACCGCCGGTGGCCTGGTCGATTCCAACCTGATCCTCAACCTCAACGAACCCAACGCGCTGGGCGACGTGAGTTGGGTGCACCCGGCCAAGTACATCGGCGTGTGGTGGTCGATGCACTTGAACCAGGACACCTGGGCGCGCGGCCCCAGGCATGCCGCCACCACCGCCAACACCCGCCGCTACATCGACTTCGCCGCAGCGCACGGCTTTCGTGGCGTGCTGGTCGAAGGCTGGAACCCCGGCTGGGACGGCAACTGGGTCGGCAACGGCGACGACTTCGACTTCACCCGTGCCACCGCGGACTTCGACATCGATGCGCTCAGCGCCTACGCGGCGAAGAAGGGCGTGCACCTGATCGGTCACCACGAGACCGGCTGCGCGGTGGAACACTACGAAGACCAGCTCGATGCGGCGCTGGACCTGTACGCGCGGCTGGGCGTGGACACCTTCAAGACCGGTTACGTCTGCGACGACGGCCAGGTGGACCGGCGCAATCCTGCCGGCGGCCCGCTGTTGCGCGAATGGCACGACGGCCAGTTCATGGCCCGCCACCATCTCAAGGTGGTGGAGGAAGCCGCCAAGCGCCACCTGTCGGTCAACGCCCATGAGCCGATCAAGGACACCGGCCTGCGTCGCACCTACCCGAACTGGCTCTCGCGCGAAGGCGCACGCGGCATGGAGTACAACGCCTGGGGCGAGCCGCCGAACCCGCCGGAGCACGAAGTGAACCTGGTGTTCACGCGGATGCTGGCCGGGCCGATGGACTACACCCCCGGTATCCTCAGCCTGACGGGCCGCGGCGGACGCGCGATTCCGAGCACGCTGGCGCGGCAACTGGCGCTGTACGTGACCCTGTACAGCCCGATCCAGATGGCGGCCGACCTGCCCGAGCACTACCTGCAGCACCGCGACGCGTTCCGCTTCATCGAGGACGTGGCGGTGGACTGGGACGACAGCCGCGTGCTCGACGGCGAGATCGGCGATTACGTGACCATCGTGCGCAAGGACCGCCACAGCCGCGACTGGTTTCTCGGCAGCATCACCGACGAGCACGGCCGCGTGCTGCCGATCGCGCTGAGCTTCCTCGAACCCGGCGTACGCTATCGCGCCGAGATCTACCGCGACGGCGACGCCGCCGATTACCAGCACAATCCGTTCGACTTCGTGCGCGAGCAGCGCATGGTCACCAGCCGCGATCAGTTGCAGGTGAAGCTGGCGCCCGGCGGCGGCCAGGCGATCCGTTTCGTCCCGCTGGACCCGGCGCCGGCCTCCGCTGGCACGGCGGCATCGCGCTGA
- a CDS encoding Six-hairpin glycosidase-like protein, whose amino-acid sequence MLKMIFLAATLGAAASASAGQTSLQWRGQTAQAEATADGGFVLHAARGTRTVPAQPLRSETDSPLFDALFALAQQELRDDQVQAIRDPAFDHGKPLPCDCYQTGERWPYVWTRDVSYAADLALARLDPERTRRSLRFKLSPMRGTDALPGLFVAQDTGSGGSWPVSSDRVVWFLAARHLLDDPAFAADTRAALTATLAQDRAFAFDPRIGLYRGETSFLDWREQTYPAWTREDVGFIASSFALSTNVLHYQALRLGERLAREQGDTQAAARYADWADALRQAIAQRFWREDRGTYVSYIGTAEHPVRYESYDLLGLSLAVLADVLPAARARQALARYPAVAAGSPVAWPQQRDVPIYHNRAIWPFVSAYALRAARQTDDSARIDLEVRSLLRGAALAGSNMENYEFLSQAVHVDDGPLSGPVVNSPRQLWSVAGYLAMVVEGVFGVEDDGRVLPKLPTSLVPMLFGERQEIALQLKDRRIVLRRPMQLQGDLLVAGKTHSQNGVITIDLVARHSGSAPLQMLTAEDAFAPLAPPAPQVRRETGGWRVQAAADSVLYVDGQAREGSADGALLPLAERVQCLSLTRKGARWESLHSPTVCVGNVARVEGADGWTWTAPHDGAYRLSLRYVNAHGPINTGVTAAVKRLQVQCGANSPQSQPLVMPHSVGEQTSTAALFALQAGQRCHARLLPAANMSALQHFARYTGGQGGADGVVNAADVAALLIAPAGPIEERP is encoded by the coding sequence ATGCTGAAGATGATTTTCTTGGCCGCCACCTTGGGTGCTGCGGCGTCGGCGTCTGCTGGACAGACGTCATTGCAGTGGCGTGGCCAGACCGCGCAGGCCGAGGCCACGGCCGACGGTGGTTTCGTGCTGCATGCGGCCCGAGGCACACGCACGGTGCCGGCGCAGCCGTTGCGCAGCGAGACCGACAGTCCGTTGTTCGACGCGCTGTTCGCGCTGGCGCAACAGGAACTGCGCGACGACCAGGTCCAGGCGATCCGCGATCCGGCGTTCGATCACGGCAAGCCGTTGCCATGCGATTGCTACCAGACCGGCGAGCGCTGGCCCTACGTGTGGACCCGCGACGTCAGCTATGCCGCGGACCTGGCCCTGGCGCGGCTGGATCCCGAGCGCACGCGCCGCTCGCTGCGCTTCAAGCTGTCGCCGATGCGCGGCACCGACGCGCTGCCGGGGCTGTTCGTGGCGCAGGACACCGGCTCCGGCGGCAGTTGGCCGGTGAGCAGCGACCGGGTGGTGTGGTTCCTGGCCGCGCGCCACCTGCTGGACGATCCGGCCTTCGCCGCCGACACCCGCGCTGCACTCACTGCCACGCTGGCGCAGGATCGCGCGTTCGCGTTCGACCCGCGCATCGGCCTGTACCGCGGCGAGACCTCGTTCCTGGACTGGCGCGAGCAGACCTATCCGGCCTGGACCCGCGAGGATGTCGGCTTCATCGCCAGTTCCTTCGCGCTGTCGACCAACGTGCTGCATTACCAGGCGCTGCGCCTGGGCGAGCGCCTGGCCCGGGAGCAGGGCGACACGCAGGCGGCCGCGCGCTATGCCGACTGGGCCGATGCACTGCGCCAGGCGATCGCGCAGCGTTTCTGGCGCGAGGACCGCGGCACCTACGTCAGCTACATCGGCACCGCCGAGCATCCGGTGCGCTACGAAAGCTACGATCTGCTGGGCCTGTCGCTGGCAGTGCTGGCCGACGTGCTGCCGGCCGCGCGCGCGCGCCAGGCGCTGGCCCGCTATCCGGCGGTGGCGGCGGGCAGCCCGGTGGCGTGGCCGCAGCAGCGCGACGTGCCGATCTACCACAACCGGGCGATCTGGCCGTTCGTCAGCGCCTACGCGCTGCGCGCGGCGCGGCAGACCGACGACAGTGCGCGCATCGACCTGGAAGTGCGCTCGCTGCTGCGCGGCGCCGCGCTGGCCGGATCGAACATGGAGAACTACGAGTTCCTGAGCCAGGCCGTGCATGTCGACGACGGTCCGCTCAGCGGCCCGGTGGTCAATTCGCCGCGGCAGCTGTGGTCGGTGGCCGGCTACCTGGCGATGGTGGTCGAGGGCGTGTTCGGCGTGGAGGACGATGGCCGCGTGCTGCCCAAGTTGCCGACCAGCCTGGTGCCCATGCTGTTCGGCGAGCGCCAGGAGATCGCGTTGCAGCTGAAGGACCGCCGGATCGTGCTGCGCCGGCCGATGCAGCTGCAGGGCGACCTGCTGGTCGCCGGCAAGACCCATAGCCAGAACGGCGTCATCACCATCGACTTGGTGGCACGCCACAGCGGAAGTGCGCCCTTGCAGATGCTGACGGCAGAAGACGCCTTCGCGCCGCTGGCACCGCCGGCACCGCAGGTGCGACGCGAGACCGGGGGCTGGCGGGTGCAGGCGGCTGCGGACTCGGTGTTGTACGTCGATGGGCAGGCACGCGAGGGCAGCGCCGACGGCGCGCTGCTGCCGCTGGCCGAGCGCGTGCAATGCCTGAGTCTCACCCGGAAGGGTGCGCGTTGGGAGTCGTTGCACAGCCCCACTGTCTGCGTCGGCAACGTCGCCCGCGTGGAGGGCGCCGACGGTTGGACGTGGACCGCGCCGCACGATGGCGCCTACCGGCTGAGCCTGCGTTACGTCAACGCGCATGGTCCGATCAACACCGGCGTCACCGCCGCGGTCAAACGCCTGCAGGTGCAGTGCGGTGCAAATTCGCCGCAGTCGCAGCCGTTGGTGATGCCGCACAGCGTCGGCGAGCAGACCTCGACGGCGGCGCTGTTCGCGCTGCAGGCCGGGCAGCGCTGCCACGCCCGGCTGTTGCCGGCGGCGAACATGAGCGCGCTGCAGCACTTCGCGCGCTACACCGGTGGCCAGGGCGGCGCCGATGGCGTGGTCAATGCCGCCGATGTCGCCGCGCTGCTGATCGCGCCGGCCGGCCCGATCGAGGAGCGCCCATGA
- a CDS encoding MFS transporter, which yields MSAVPRAKPALSFWQIWNMCFGFLGIQFGFALQNANASRIFQTLGADMEQVPGLWIAAPLTGLIVQPIVGYLSDRTWNRFGRRRPYFMVGALFTTLALLVMPNSPTLWVAAGTLWVLDASINISMEPFRAFVGDQLPTRQRATGYAMQSFFIGVGAVVASMLPWLLAHWGVSNTAAPGEVPATVRYAFYVGGAVLFLSIGWTVLRTREYPPEDLHGSDVVTADAAAAQPRRVDGAAALWCAVGIAGAAAIAWCRGDRMLYVLAGLCIAYGVLQGLAPRLRRGHMLAAIVCDLQTMPRAMRRLAGVQFFSWFALFAMWINTTAAVTQTHYGTQDVTSAAYNEGANWVGVLFAAYNGFAALAAIAIPLLVRACGLRVSHLLNLCLGAAGLLSFLWIRDPQWLLLSMVGVGFAWASILSLPYALLSDSVPAAKMGVYMGIFNFFIVIPQLVAVSVLGFVLTHWLGGRPLYALAIGGGSLLVAALCVLWVPSDSGANA from the coding sequence ATGAGCGCCGTGCCACGCGCCAAGCCGGCGCTGTCGTTCTGGCAGATCTGGAACATGTGCTTCGGCTTCCTCGGCATCCAGTTCGGCTTCGCGCTGCAGAACGCCAACGCCAGCCGCATCTTCCAGACCCTGGGCGCCGACATGGAGCAGGTGCCGGGACTGTGGATCGCCGCACCGCTGACCGGCCTGATCGTGCAGCCGATCGTCGGTTACCTGTCCGACCGCACCTGGAACCGCTTCGGCCGGCGCCGCCCGTACTTCATGGTCGGCGCGCTGTTCACCACGCTGGCCCTGCTGGTGATGCCGAACTCGCCGACGCTATGGGTGGCGGCCGGCACGTTGTGGGTGCTGGACGCCTCGATCAACATCTCGATGGAGCCGTTCCGCGCCTTCGTCGGCGACCAGTTGCCGACGCGCCAGCGCGCCACTGGCTATGCGATGCAGAGCTTCTTCATTGGCGTTGGCGCAGTGGTGGCGAGCATGCTGCCGTGGCTGCTGGCGCACTGGGGCGTCAGCAATACCGCCGCCCCCGGCGAGGTGCCGGCGACGGTGCGCTACGCGTTCTATGTGGGCGGTGCGGTGCTGTTCCTGTCCATCGGCTGGACCGTGCTGCGCACCCGCGAGTATCCGCCCGAAGATCTGCACGGCAGCGACGTCGTCACCGCGGACGCAGCGGCGGCGCAACCGCGCCGTGTCGATGGCGCCGCTGCGCTGTGGTGCGCGGTGGGTATTGCCGGCGCGGCGGCCATCGCCTGGTGCCGGGGCGACCGCATGCTGTACGTGCTGGCCGGCCTGTGCATCGCTTACGGCGTGCTGCAGGGCCTGGCGCCGCGCCTGCGTCGCGGACACATGCTGGCGGCGATCGTCTGCGACCTGCAGACCATGCCGCGGGCGATGCGGCGCCTGGCCGGAGTGCAGTTCTTCTCCTGGTTCGCGTTGTTCGCGATGTGGATCAACACCACCGCTGCGGTCACCCAGACCCACTACGGCACCCAGGACGTCACCTCGGCCGCCTACAACGAGGGCGCCAACTGGGTCGGTGTGCTGTTCGCCGCCTACAACGGCTTCGCCGCACTGGCCGCGATCGCCATTCCGCTGCTGGTGCGCGCCTGCGGGCTGCGCGTGAGTCATCTGCTGAATCTGTGCCTGGGCGCGGCCGGCCTGCTGTCGTTCCTGTGGATCCGCGATCCGCAGTGGCTGCTGCTGTCGATGGTCGGGGTGGGCTTCGCCTGGGCCTCGATCCTGTCGTTGCCCTACGCCTTGCTGTCGGACAGCGTGCCGGCGGCGAAGATGGGCGTGTACATGGGCATCTTCAATTTCTTCATCGTGATCCCGCAGTTGGTCGCGGTCAGCGTGCTGGGCTTCGTGCTCACGCACTGGCTCGGCGGCCGGCCGCTGTACGCGCTGGCGATCGGCGGCGGCAGCCTGCTGGTGGCGGCGCTGTGCGTGCTGTGGGTGCCGTCGGATTCGGGAGCGAACGCATGA
- a CDS encoding alpha-amylase family glycosyl hydrolase: MSLLALALLGACAASAQAQAPAQEEFYGTLEPFASEAVYFVVTDRFVNGDPGNDHRDQGGAHRTFDIPIPAPPGESDNIGYLGGDFKGVVDNAGYIRDLGFGAVWITPIVDNPDEAFTGGKPITWGSSLSDRGKTGYHGYWGVNFYKLDEHLPSPGLDFGGFTQAMHAQQLKVVLDIVGNHGSPAWTMPKRQPMFGQVFDRDGKLIADHQNLPPSKLDPAHNPLHAFYNTGGNLAQLSDFNERNPAVMEYLVGAYSQWLGQGADAFRIDTIGWMPDSFWHEFVRRIRAQRPGMFMFGEDFDYNAHKIAGHTWANNAGVSVLDFPLKQALAATFGHAQRGYETLQPALYLERGPYANPYELMTFYDNHDMARLDASDAGFIDAHNWLFTARGIPVIYYGSETGFMRGRAEHAGNRNYFGQARVNAAPSSPIFAPLRRIATLRQRSPALQRGLQLNLQLSGDEAVFYRVFQHAGSTQTALVLLNKSDAPRTLEVRRYLQPGTWHDGFDGSATEVTDALRAEVPAHGVRVFLSDAPIVRPDLRARLRWLMAAKDGVAPTP, encoded by the coding sequence ATGTCGTTGTTGGCGCTGGCCCTGCTGGGCGCCTGCGCCGCGTCGGCGCAGGCCCAGGCGCCTGCGCAGGAGGAGTTCTACGGCACGCTGGAGCCGTTCGCCAGCGAGGCGGTGTACTTCGTGGTCACCGATCGCTTCGTCAACGGCGATCCCGGCAACGATCATCGCGACCAGGGCGGCGCGCATCGCACCTTCGACATCCCGATCCCGGCGCCGCCGGGCGAGAGCGACAACATCGGCTACCTCGGCGGCGACTTCAAGGGCGTGGTCGACAACGCCGGCTACATACGCGACCTGGGCTTCGGCGCGGTGTGGATCACCCCGATCGTCGACAACCCGGACGAGGCCTTCACCGGCGGCAAGCCGATCACCTGGGGCAGCTCGCTGAGCGACCGTGGCAAGACCGGTTACCACGGCTACTGGGGCGTGAATTTCTACAAGCTCGACGAGCATCTGCCGAGCCCGGGCCTGGATTTCGGTGGCTTCACTCAGGCCATGCACGCGCAGCAGTTGAAGGTGGTGCTGGACATCGTCGGTAATCACGGCTCGCCCGCCTGGACCATGCCCAAGCGGCAGCCGATGTTCGGCCAGGTCTTCGACCGCGACGGCAAACTGATCGCCGACCACCAGAACCTGCCGCCGTCCAAGCTGGACCCGGCGCACAACCCGCTGCACGCGTTCTACAACACCGGCGGCAACCTGGCGCAGTTGTCCGATTTCAACGAGCGCAACCCGGCAGTGATGGAGTATCTGGTCGGCGCCTATTCGCAGTGGCTGGGGCAGGGCGCCGATGCGTTCCGGATCGACACCATCGGTTGGATGCCCGACAGCTTCTGGCACGAGTTCGTGCGCCGCATCCGCGCGCAGCGCCCGGGCATGTTCATGTTCGGCGAGGACTTCGACTACAACGCGCACAAGATCGCCGGCCACACCTGGGCCAACAACGCCGGCGTCAGCGTGCTGGATTTCCCGCTCAAGCAGGCGCTGGCGGCGACCTTCGGCCACGCCCAGCGCGGCTACGAAACGCTGCAGCCGGCGCTGTACCTGGAACGCGGCCCGTACGCCAATCCGTACGAGCTGATGACCTTCTACGACAACCACGACATGGCGCGGCTGGACGCCAGCGACGCCGGTTTCATCGATGCGCACAACTGGCTGTTCACCGCGCGCGGCATCCCGGTGATCTACTACGGCTCGGAGACCGGCTTCATGCGCGGGCGCGCCGAGCATGCCGGCAACCGCAACTACTTCGGCCAGGCGCGGGTGAACGCGGCGCCGAGCAGCCCGATCTTCGCGCCGCTGCGACGCATCGCCACGCTGCGCCAGCGCAGCCCGGCGCTGCAGCGCGGCCTGCAGCTCAATCTGCAGCTGTCCGGCGACGAGGCGGTGTTCTACCGGGTGTTCCAGCATGCGGGTAGCACTCAGACCGCGCTGGTGCTGCTGAACAAGAGCGACGCGCCGCGCACGCTGGAAGTGCGGCGCTATCTGCAGCCCGGCACCTGGCACGACGGCTTCGACGGCAGCGCCACCGAGGTGACCGATGCGCTGCGCGCCGAGGTGCCGGCACATGGCGTGCGCGTGTTCCTGTCCGATGCGCCGATCGTGCGCCCGGACCTGCGCGCGCGGCTGCGCTGGCTGATGGCGGCCAAGGACGGCGTCGCGCCGACGCCGTGA
- a CDS encoding LacI family DNA-binding transcriptional regulator translates to MACFVDVFSAPGRAVIKGKATSLDIAYLAGVSQPTVSRALRGSPAVNEQTRRKILAIARELNYKVDKHASSLRLRNAGTLALLFFEDPTTDDSLINPFFHSMLGSITRACARHGYDLLVSFQQLSDNWRADYGDSQKADGLILLGYGDYLQAQQRLQHLVDQGTHFVRWGAVLPGQPGVSIGSDNFQGGHDITAHLLAHGRRRIAFLGDASNHYPEFLERYRGHLQALRAAGAEATPALQVDAITTEQSGYEAALALLGRGERFDALFAASDLIAIGALKALREHGLRVPEDVALAGFDDIPVAASVDPALSTVQQDTKLAGAVLVDTLLAQIAGQPVSSRTLPVTLALRGSSLLRN, encoded by the coding sequence ATGGCATGCTTCGTCGACGTTTTCTCCGCACCCGGACGCGCCGTCATCAAAGGCAAGGCCACATCGCTGGACATCGCCTATCTGGCAGGCGTGTCGCAACCCACGGTCTCGCGCGCGCTGCGCGGCAGTCCGGCGGTCAACGAGCAGACCCGGCGCAAGATCCTGGCGATCGCGCGCGAGCTGAACTACAAGGTCGACAAGCACGCCTCCAGCCTGCGCCTGCGCAATGCCGGCACCCTGGCGCTGCTGTTCTTCGAAGACCCGACCACCGACGACTCGCTGATCAACCCGTTCTTCCACTCGATGCTGGGCTCGATCACCCGCGCTTGCGCGCGCCATGGCTACGACCTGCTGGTGTCGTTCCAGCAGTTGTCGGACAACTGGCGCGCCGACTACGGCGACAGCCAGAAGGCCGACGGACTGATCCTGCTCGGCTATGGCGACTACCTGCAGGCGCAGCAACGGCTGCAGCACCTGGTCGACCAGGGCACGCATTTCGTGCGCTGGGGCGCGGTGCTGCCCGGGCAGCCGGGGGTCTCGATCGGCAGCGACAACTTCCAGGGCGGCCACGACATCACCGCGCACCTGCTGGCGCACGGCCGCCGCCGCATCGCCTTCCTCGGCGACGCCTCCAACCATTACCCCGAATTCCTGGAACGCTATCGCGGCCACCTGCAGGCACTGCGCGCGGCCGGCGCCGAGGCCACGCCGGCGCTGCAGGTCGATGCGATCACCACCGAGCAGTCCGGCTACGAGGCCGCCCTGGCCCTGCTCGGCCGCGGCGAACGCTTCGATGCGCTGTTCGCCGCCAGCGACCTGATCGCCATCGGCGCGTTGAAGGCCTTGCGCGAGCACGGCCTGCGCGTGCCCGAGGACGTGGCCCTGGCCGGCTTCGACGATATCCCGGTGGCGGCCAGCGTCGATCCGGCGTTGTCGACGGTGCAGCAGGACACCAAACTGGCAGGCGCGGTGCTGGTGGACACCCTGCTGGCGCAGATCGCCGGGCAGCCGGTAAGCAGCCGCACCCTGCCGGTGACGCTGGCGCTGCGCGGCTCGTCGCTGCTGCGCAACTGA
- the thrS gene encoding threonine--tRNA ligase — protein sequence MITITLPDGSRREFEHPVSPMDVAQSIGSGLAKATIAGQVDGRLVDACDLIDHDASLRLITAKDAEGVEIIRHSCAHLVGHAVKQLYPEVKMVIGPVIAEGFYYDIYSERPFTPEDMAAIEKRMQELIAQDYDVIKKVTPRAEVIELFKQRGEDYKLRLIEDMPDDVTAMGLYYHQEYVDMCRGPHVPNTRFLKAFKLTRISGAYWRGDAKNEQLQRIYGTAWADKKQLEAYILRMEEADKRDHRKIGKQQDLFHLQEEGPGLVFWHPKGWSIWQVVEQYMRKVYRDSGYGEVRCPQILDVSLWQKSGHWDNYQDNMFFTESEKRTYAVKPMNCPGHVQVFNQGLHSYRDLPIRYGEFGACHRNEPSGALHGILRVRGFTQDDGHIFCTEQQIEAEVTAFHQQALKVYGDFGFDDIQIKIALRPEKRLGDDATWDKAEAALRAALGACGVEWQELPGEGAFYGPKIEYHLKDAIGRTWQLGTMQVDFMMPGRLGAEYVDEHSQKKHPVMLHRAIVGSMERFIGILIEHHAGMFPAWLAPVQAVVMNITDAQADYVDNVRKLLANQGFRIEADLRNEKIGYKIREHTLQRVPYLLVAGDRETENGAIAVRTRSGEDLGTMSVAAFAERLRAEQLA from the coding sequence ATGATCACGATTACGCTCCCCGACGGCAGCCGCCGCGAATTCGAACACCCCGTCAGCCCCATGGACGTGGCCCAGTCCATCGGATCAGGCCTGGCCAAGGCGACCATCGCCGGCCAGGTCGACGGCCGCCTGGTCGATGCCTGCGACCTCATCGACCACGACGCCAGCCTGCGCCTGATTACCGCCAAGGACGCCGAGGGCGTGGAGATCATCCGCCACTCCTGCGCGCACCTGGTCGGCCACGCGGTCAAGCAGCTGTATCCCGAGGTCAAGATGGTGATCGGCCCGGTCATCGCCGAAGGCTTCTACTACGACATCTACAGCGAGCGCCCGTTCACCCCCGAGGACATGGCGGCGATCGAGAAGCGCATGCAGGAGCTGATCGCGCAGGACTACGACGTGATCAAGAAGGTCACCCCGCGCGCCGAGGTGATCGAGCTGTTCAAGCAGCGCGGCGAGGACTACAAGCTGCGCCTGATCGAGGACATGCCCGACGACGTCACCGCGATGGGCCTGTACTACCACCAGGAATACGTGGACATGTGCCGCGGCCCGCACGTGCCGAACACGCGCTTCCTCAAGGCCTTCAAGCTGACCCGTATCTCCGGCGCCTACTGGCGCGGCGACGCCAAGAACGAGCAGCTGCAGCGCATCTACGGCACCGCCTGGGCCGACAAGAAGCAGCTCGAGGCCTACATCCTGCGCATGGAGGAGGCCGACAAGCGCGACCACCGCAAGATCGGCAAGCAGCAGGACCTGTTCCACCTGCAGGAAGAGGGCCCGGGCCTGGTGTTCTGGCACCCCAAGGGCTGGTCGATCTGGCAGGTGGTCGAGCAGTACATGCGCAAGGTCTACCGCGACAGCGGCTACGGCGAGGTGCGCTGCCCGCAGATCCTGGACGTGTCGCTGTGGCAGAAGTCCGGCCACTGGGACAACTACCAGGACAACATGTTCTTCACCGAGTCGGAGAAGCGCACCTACGCGGTCAAGCCGATGAACTGCCCCGGCCACGTGCAGGTGTTCAACCAGGGCCTGCACAGCTACCGCGACCTGCCGATCCGCTACGGCGAGTTCGGCGCCTGCCACCGCAACGAGCCGTCCGGCGCGCTGCACGGCATCCTGCGCGTGCGCGGCTTCACCCAGGACGACGGCCACATCTTCTGCACCGAGCAGCAGATCGAGGCCGAGGTCACCGCCTTCCACCAGCAGGCGCTGAAGGTGTACGGCGACTTCGGCTTCGACGACATCCAGATCAAGATCGCCTTGCGCCCGGAAAAGCGCCTGGGCGACGACGCCACCTGGGACAAGGCCGAGGCCGCCCTGCGCGCCGCGCTCGGCGCCTGCGGCGTGGAGTGGCAGGAACTGCCGGGCGAGGGCGCCTTCTACGGCCCGAAGATCGAGTACCACCTCAAGGACGCGATCGGCCGCACCTGGCAGCTCGGCACCATGCAGGTGGATTTCATGATGCCCGGCCGCCTCGGCGCCGAGTACGTGGACGAGCACAGCCAGAAGAAGCATCCGGTCATGCTGCACCGGGCCATCGTCGGGTCGATGGAGCGGTTCATCGGCATCCTGATCGAGCATCACGCCGGCATGTTCCCGGCCTGGCTGGCGCCGGTGCAGGCCGTGGTCATGAACATCACGGACGCGCAGGCAGACTATGTAGACAACGTGCGGAAACTCCTTGCAAATCAAGGCTTCCGCATCGAGGCCGATTTGCGGAACGAAAAAATCGGTTATAAGATTCGCGAACACACGCTGCAGCGGGTGCCGTACCTGTTGGTCGCGGGCGACCGCGAGACGGAAAACGGCGCGATTGCGGTCCGTACGCGATCGGGGGAGGATCTGGGCACCATGTCGGTCGCCGCCTTCGCCGAACGGCTGCGCGCCGAGCAGTTGGCGTGA
- the infC gene encoding translation initiation factor IF-3 yields MGDCNISTPDNKQNRKNQEIRVPRVRVIGADGEMVGVLTRDEALALAEEDGLDLVEIQPQADPPVCKIMDFGKFKFEQQKKANEAKKKTKQVEIKEIKFRPVTDEGDYQIKLRNMRRFIEEGDKVKVNIRFRGREMSHQELGREMAARIEADLGEDIVIESRPRLEGRQMVMMIAPKKR; encoded by the coding sequence CTGGGAGATTGCAACATCAGTACCCCTGACAACAAACAGAACCGCAAGAACCAAGAGATCCGCGTGCCGCGCGTGCGCGTGATCGGCGCGGACGGCGAGATGGTCGGCGTGTTGACCCGCGACGAAGCGCTGGCGCTGGCCGAAGAGGATGGACTCGATCTGGTCGAGATCCAGCCGCAGGCCGATCCGCCGGTCTGCAAGATCATGGACTTCGGCAAGTTCAAGTTCGAGCAGCAGAAAAAGGCCAACGAAGCCAAGAAGAAGACCAAGCAGGTCGAGATCAAGGAAATCAAGTTCCGTCCGGTCACCGACGAAGGCGATTACCAGATCAAGCTGCGCAACATGCGCCGTTTCATCGAGGAAGGCGACAAGGTCAAGGTCAATATCCGTTTCCGCGGCCGCGAGATGAGCCATCAGGAGCTCGGTCGCGAAATGGCCGCGCGGATCGAGGCCGATCTGGGCGAAGACATCGTCATCGAATCGCGTCCGCGCCTGGAAGGCCGGCAGATGGTGATGATGATCGCGCCGAAGAAGCGCTGA